One region of Rhodobacteraceae bacterium LMO-JJ12 genomic DNA includes:
- a CDS encoding phosphomannomutase/phosphoglucomutase, producing MTKPLATVTPNTWEFLRDAMIAPTGFREYDARWQYPEAINLPGITALGLGLGTQIQQRGIKPEIAVGNDYRDYSLAIKNALILGLMRAGIHVRDIGPCLSPMAYFAQFHLDCPAVAMVTASHNPNGWTGVKMGFERPLTHGPDEMAELRDIVLEGRGEDRPGGSYEFVEGVREAYLDDLVGDFRMTRPLKVVCATGNGTASAFAPELFARMGVEVVDSHNTLDYTFPHYNPNPEAMEMLHDMSASVKASGADFALGFDGDGDRCGVVDDEGEEIFADKVGVIMARDLSKLYPNATFVADVKSTGLFASDPELLKNGVTADYWKTGHSHMKRRVKELGALAGFEKSGHYFLAEPIGRGYDCGMRVAVEICKLMDRNPDMSMSDLRRALPLTYAMPTLSPYAADEEKYDILERIVDKLKVLDTLAGRKVKEVVTVNGARVILDNGSWGLVRASSNTPNLVVVCESSNSEEELRAIFAGIDAVIRTEPGVGDYDQAF from the coding sequence ATGACCAAACCCCTTGCCACCGTCACGCCCAACACTTGGGAATTTCTGCGCGACGCGATGATCGCCCCGACGGGCTTTCGCGAATATGACGCGCGCTGGCAGTATCCCGAAGCCATCAACCTGCCCGGCATCACCGCTCTGGGCCTCGGGCTTGGCACTCAGATCCAGCAGCGCGGCATCAAGCCCGAAATTGCGGTCGGCAATGATTACCGGGATTATTCTCTGGCCATCAAGAACGCCCTGATTCTGGGGCTGATGCGGGCGGGCATTCATGTGCGCGATATCGGCCCCTGCCTGTCGCCCATGGCCTATTTCGCCCAGTTCCATCTCGATTGTCCGGCCGTGGCCATGGTGACAGCCTCACACAACCCCAATGGCTGGACCGGAGTAAAGATGGGCTTTGAACGCCCGCTGACCCATGGCCCCGACGAGATGGCCGAGCTGCGCGATATCGTTCTGGAAGGACGCGGAGAAGACCGCCCTGGCGGCTCTTATGAATTTGTCGAAGGCGTGCGCGAAGCCTATCTCGATGACCTGGTGGGCGATTTCAGGATGACCCGGCCGCTCAAGGTCGTCTGCGCCACCGGCAACGGCACGGCCAGCGCCTTTGCGCCTGAGCTGTTTGCCCGCATGGGCGTTGAGGTGGTCGATAGCCACAACACGCTGGACTACACCTTCCCCCACTACAACCCCAACCCCGAAGCCATGGAAATGCTGCACGACATGAGCGCCTCGGTAAAAGCATCGGGCGCGGATTTCGCGCTTGGCTTTGATGGCGATGGTGATCGCTGTGGCGTTGTCGATGATGAGGGCGAAGAAATTTTTGCCGACAAGGTCGGTGTCATCATGGCGCGGGATCTCAGCAAGCTTTACCCCAATGCGACCTTCGTGGCGGATGTGAAATCAACCGGGCTGTTTGCCTCTGACCCAGAATTGCTGAAAAACGGTGTGACGGCGGATTACTGGAAAACCGGGCATTCTCATATGAAGCGCCGGGTCAAGGAACTGGGCGCGCTGGCCGGATTTGAAAAATCGGGCCACTACTTCTTGGCCGAACCGATCGGGCGCGGCTATGACTGCGGCATGCGGGTGGCGGTGGAAATCTGCAAACTGATGGACCGCAATCCCGACATGTCCATGTCTGACCTGCGCCGCGCCCTGCCCCTGACCTATGCCATGCCCACCCTGTCGCCCTATGCTGCGGATGAAGAAAAATACGACATCCTCGAGCGCATCGTGGACAAGCTCAAGGTGCTCGACACATTGGCCGGTCGCAAGGTCAAGGAGGTGGTCACCGTAAACGGGGCCCGGGTGATCCTGGACAATGGCAGCTGGGGGCTGGTGCGCGCCAGCTCGAACACGCC